Proteins encoded together in one Yersinia mollaretii ATCC 43969 window:
- a CDS encoding alpha-E domain-containing protein: MLSRTASELYWMARYLERAENITRVLDVTNRLSMMPTSSRVNFDLLVPLSLSNTQALFAEHYPQVSMTHLLNFFVLDSHNPSSIFSCLQMAWNNAHAVRGSLSSEVWESINATWIEMKQLRRQGISTADIDAFFDWVKERSHLFRGAVYGTLLRSDALYFIRLGTLIERADSTARLLDVKNQLLDNDDDPVREYYRMDTLLRAVSAREAYHSLYKQQLSREAIAELLILRNEIPRSLLACINDIEQQLELIGGNRSNQPRRLVSILLAELRFSSINDVMADGLHIYLMDFLGKINAIADSIRQTYLEVQ, from the coding sequence ATGTTAAGCCGAACAGCCAGCGAGCTTTATTGGATGGCCCGTTATCTTGAGCGGGCAGAAAACATCACCCGGGTACTGGATGTCACCAACCGGCTCTCCATGATGCCCACCAGCAGCCGGGTGAATTTTGATTTACTGGTGCCCCTTAGTCTGAGCAACACGCAAGCGCTGTTTGCCGAACACTATCCGCAGGTGTCGATGACCCACCTGCTAAATTTTTTCGTGCTCGACAGCCATAACCCCAGCAGCATTTTCAGTTGCTTACAGATGGCTTGGAACAATGCCCACGCGGTGCGCGGCAGCTTGTCATCCGAGGTGTGGGAGAGCATCAACGCCACGTGGATTGAGATGAAACAGCTACGCCGACAGGGCATCAGCACTGCCGATATTGATGCCTTTTTCGACTGGGTTAAGGAGCGCTCACACCTCTTTCGGGGCGCGGTTTACGGCACCTTACTGCGCAGCGATGCACTCTATTTTATTCGTCTGGGTACCTTGATTGAACGGGCGGACAGTACCGCTCGCCTGCTGGATGTGAAAAACCAATTGCTGGATAACGACGATGATCCGGTACGCGAATACTACCGCATGGACACTCTGCTTCGGGCCGTTAGTGCACGTGAGGCCTACCACAGCTTGTACAAACAGCAACTCAGCCGCGAGGCGATTGCGGAACTGTTGATTTTACGCAATGAGATCCCGCGATCCCTGCTGGCCTGCATCAATGACATAGAGCAGCAGTTGGAATTGATTGGCGGCAACCGCAGCAATCAGCCCCGCCGACTGGTCAGTATCTTGCTGGCCGAGCTGCGTTTTAGCAGTATTAATGATGTGATGGCCGATGGTCTGCACATCTATCTGATGGATTTTTTAGGTAAGATCAATGCGATCGCTGACAGCATTCGTCAAACCTATCTGGAGGTTCAATGA
- a CDS encoding transglutaminase family protein: MRLNVDHSTHYTYAQQVQHSTQYLRLTPQDSAHQRILSWQLTLPEEAICTTDAFGNVLHVLTLDKPHQAITIQAQGVVEIEDNREDDSSDHLSPLVFLRHSPLTQPDSAIRQFASGYCQGVTHADAQLDCLTLMMGELLAKMPYSPGTTTVQDSAAQAFAAEQGVCQDHTHVFLACCRSLNIPARYVSGYLYTESSSHVATHAWAEVWLGGHWQSFDVTNNTCKPNQHLKLAVGIDYLDACPVRGIRRGGGYEDMQTIAAVHMLSTPRRDMSQ; this comes from the coding sequence ATGAGACTGAATGTGGATCACAGCACCCATTATACCTATGCACAGCAAGTGCAACACAGCACGCAATATCTGCGCCTGACGCCACAGGATTCGGCCCATCAGCGCATTTTGTCTTGGCAACTGACCTTACCGGAAGAGGCTATCTGCACCACGGATGCTTTTGGCAATGTGCTGCATGTACTGACACTGGATAAACCCCATCAGGCCATCACCATTCAAGCTCAGGGCGTGGTGGAGATTGAAGATAATAGGGAGGATGACAGCAGTGACCACCTCTCACCACTGGTGTTTCTGCGTCATAGTCCACTGACTCAACCAGATAGCGCGATCCGCCAGTTTGCTTCTGGTTATTGTCAGGGCGTGACTCATGCAGATGCGCAATTGGATTGCCTGACATTAATGATGGGCGAACTGCTGGCAAAAATGCCCTACAGCCCCGGCACCACCACGGTCCAAGACAGTGCAGCCCAAGCTTTTGCTGCCGAGCAAGGGGTATGTCAGGACCACACCCACGTCTTTCTTGCCTGCTGCCGCAGTTTAAATATTCCGGCGCGCTATGTCAGCGGCTATCTTTATACAGAATCCTCCAGTCATGTGGCGACCCATGCATGGGCAGAAGTGTGGTTGGGCGGTCATTGGCAAAGTTTTGATGTCACCAATAACACCTGCAAACCGAATCAGCATTTGAAACTGGCGGTGGGCATAGATTATCTGGATGCCTGCCCGGTGCGCGGTATTCGCCGAGGCGGTGGCTATGAGGATATGCAAACCATTGCTGCCGTGCATATGTTATCGACCCCGCGACGCGATATGTCGCAATAA
- a CDS encoding proteasome-type protease — translation MTYCVAMRLSSGLVFASDSRTNAGVDHISTFRKLHLFQQEGERTLVVQSAGNLATTQSIVSLLQRRCLDPEQTNLMNVGSMYEAATLLGETVREVINRDSGAQQNSGGTDFNCNLLLGGQIKGEGLRLFHIYPQGNFIEATQDTPYFQIGESKYGKPIIDRVLSYDTALDQAMQCALISMDSTLRSNLSVGLPLDVMIYPLDSFSTNQQYRITEDHPYFMMIRKGWGEGLVSIFAQLPGLKLAP, via the coding sequence ATGACCTACTGTGTGGCCATGCGGTTGTCGTCCGGGTTAGTGTTTGCTTCCGATTCCCGAACCAACGCCGGAGTGGATCATATTTCCACTTTTCGTAAATTGCATCTGTTTCAGCAAGAGGGCGAACGAACGCTGGTGGTGCAAAGTGCGGGCAATCTGGCCACCACCCAGAGTATTGTCAGCTTGCTGCAACGCCGCTGTCTGGACCCAGAACAGACCAACCTGATGAATGTGGGTTCAATGTACGAAGCCGCCACCCTGTTGGGCGAGACAGTACGCGAGGTAATTAACCGAGACAGCGGCGCACAGCAAAACAGCGGCGGCACTGATTTCAACTGTAACCTGTTATTAGGTGGGCAGATTAAGGGCGAAGGGCTGCGGCTGTTCCATATCTATCCGCAGGGTAATTTTATCGAAGCCACGCAGGACACCCCCTACTTCCAGATTGGTGAGAGTAAGTATGGCAAACCGATTATTGATCGTGTATTGAGCTACGACACCGCGCTGGATCAGGCGATGCAGTGTGCATTGATTTCGATGGACTCCACCTTGCGCAGTAATTTGTCCGTGGGGTTGCCGCTGGATGTGATGATCTATCCGCTAGACAGTTTCAGCACGAATCAGCAGTACCGAATCACCGAGGATCACCCCTATTTTATGATGATCCGTAAGGGCTGGGGTGAGGGGTTGGTGAGTATTTTTGCGCAGTTACCGGGGTTGAAGTTGGCACCATGA
- the mgtA gene encoding magnesium-translocating P-type ATPase, giving the protein MHVKNFTRQLLNVLSRSLPRRLIRRETMLEGLPQASTAKDLPAELTQQRLQCANETPQQLYQRFQSHPEGLTEQEAGAIRLNYGSNLIENQQATPWWVHLWHCYRNPFNLLLTILALISYATEDLTAALVIGAMVLISTLMHFIQEARSNRAADALKAMVSNTATLIRSDAHTGKSEQRELPIAQLVPGDIIKLSAGDMIPADLRILVAKDLFISQAALTGESLPVEKVAQCRECDEQNPLERDTLCFMGTNVVSGSALAIVIGTGNQTYFGLLAERVTHQDEQPNAFQSGISKVSWLLIRFMLVMTPIVLLINGFTKGDWWEAALFALSVAVGLTPEMLPMIVTSTLAKGAVKLSKQKVIVKRLDAIQNFGAMDVLCTDKTGTLTQDKIVLESHTDVFGANCERVLHYAWLNSYYQTGLKNLLDVAVLSSMEESAAAESQAADTLAGYRKIDEIPFDFERRRMSVVVSDKSDYHELICKGALEEMLSICRHVRQGDEVIPLTDALLTRIRRVTDEQNQQGLRVVAVATRILPAYQRDYAVIDEYDLILEGYIAFLDPPKESTAPALLALKHNGINVKILTGDNELVARKVCKDVGLSVERVLRGSDIESMTEAELTEATRITTVFAKLTPMQKERIVQNLRQAGHVVGFMGDGINDAPALRAADIGISVDSAVDIAKEAADIILLEKSLMVLEQGVIEGRRTFANMLKYIKMTASSNFGNVFSVLIASAFLPFLPMLPLHLLIQNLLYDISQIAIPFDNVDEEQLAKPQRWNAGDLGRFMVFFGPISSIFDVLTFSLMWWVFKANTPEMQTLFQSGWFVEGLLSQTLIVHMIRTRKIPFIQSRASWPLCVMTLAVVVVGIGLTFSPLAGFLQLQALPLSYFPWLMVILTGYMVTTQLVKGWFVRRYGWQ; this is encoded by the coding sequence ATGCACGTTAAAAATTTCACCCGGCAGTTGCTCAATGTGTTGAGCCGCAGCCTGCCTCGTCGTCTGATCCGCCGGGAAACCATGCTAGAGGGTTTGCCGCAGGCAAGTACGGCTAAAGATCTGCCCGCAGAGCTGACTCAACAGCGTTTGCAGTGCGCCAATGAAACGCCACAGCAACTCTATCAGCGCTTTCAGAGCCATCCAGAAGGGCTGACCGAGCAAGAGGCCGGGGCGATTCGCCTCAACTACGGCAGTAATCTGATTGAAAATCAGCAGGCTACTCCGTGGTGGGTTCACCTATGGCACTGCTACCGCAACCCATTTAACTTGCTGCTGACCATTCTGGCGCTGATCTCCTACGCCACCGAGGACCTCACGGCGGCACTGGTGATTGGTGCCATGGTATTGATCTCCACCCTGATGCATTTTATTCAGGAAGCGCGCTCTAACCGCGCGGCGGATGCCTTGAAAGCGATGGTCAGCAACACCGCGACTTTGATCCGCAGTGATGCCCATACTGGCAAAAGTGAGCAGCGCGAGCTGCCCATCGCCCAGTTGGTGCCCGGCGATATCATTAAGCTCTCTGCTGGCGACATGATCCCGGCAGATTTACGCATTTTAGTCGCCAAAGACCTGTTTATCAGCCAAGCCGCCTTGACGGGGGAATCGCTGCCGGTGGAGAAAGTGGCCCAGTGCCGTGAGTGTGATGAGCAGAACCCGTTGGAGCGCGACACTTTGTGCTTTATGGGCACCAATGTGGTCAGTGGTTCTGCACTGGCAATCGTCATCGGCACGGGTAACCAAACCTACTTTGGCCTGCTGGCCGAACGGGTAACCCATCAGGATGAGCAGCCGAATGCCTTCCAGAGTGGTATCAGCAAAGTCAGTTGGCTGCTGATCCGTTTTATGTTGGTGATGACGCCTATTGTGTTGCTGATCAATGGCTTTACCAAAGGTGACTGGTGGGAGGCCGCGCTATTTGCACTCTCCGTCGCGGTCGGTTTAACCCCCGAAATGTTGCCGATGATCGTCACCTCGACACTAGCAAAAGGGGCGGTGAAGCTATCGAAACAGAAAGTGATCGTCAAACGGCTGGATGCTATCCAGAACTTTGGCGCGATGGATGTGTTGTGTACCGATAAAACCGGTACCTTGACCCAAGATAAAATCGTGTTGGAGAGTCATACGGATGTGTTTGGTGCTAACTGTGAGCGGGTGCTGCACTACGCTTGGCTCAACAGCTACTACCAAACGGGGCTGAAAAATCTGCTGGATGTGGCTGTGCTCTCTTCAATGGAGGAGTCCGCCGCCGCTGAGTCTCAGGCCGCCGACACACTGGCGGGTTACCGTAAAATCGATGAGATCCCCTTTGATTTTGAACGCCGCCGCATGTCGGTGGTGGTCAGCGATAAGTCGGATTATCACGAGTTGATCTGCAAGGGCGCGTTGGAAGAGATGCTCTCCATTTGCCGCCATGTCCGCCAAGGGGATGAGGTTATCCCCTTGACTGATGCGCTGTTGACCCGTATCCGCCGGGTGACGGATGAGCAGAACCAGCAAGGGCTGCGGGTGGTGGCGGTTGCTACGCGCATTCTGCCCGCGTATCAGCGAGATTATGCGGTTATCGATGAGTATGACCTGATTTTGGAGGGGTATATCGCCTTCCTCGATCCGCCCAAAGAGAGCACCGCACCCGCGCTATTAGCCCTGAAACACAATGGCATCAACGTTAAAATTCTGACCGGTGACAATGAGTTAGTGGCACGGAAAGTCTGCAAAGACGTCGGGTTATCTGTCGAGCGGGTATTGCGCGGCAGTGATATTGAGTCGATGACCGAGGCGGAGTTGACTGAAGCCACCCGCATCACCACGGTGTTTGCCAAACTGACGCCGATGCAAAAAGAGCGCATTGTGCAAAACCTGCGGCAAGCGGGTCATGTGGTGGGCTTTATGGGGGATGGCATCAATGATGCGCCCGCACTACGCGCGGCGGATATTGGTATCTCGGTGGATTCGGCGGTTGATATCGCCAAAGAAGCGGCGGATATCATTTTGCTGGAAAAGAGCCTGATGGTGCTGGAACAGGGGGTCATTGAAGGCCGACGCACCTTCGCCAACATGCTGAAATACATCAAAATGACTGCCAGTTCCAACTTTGGCAACGTCTTCAGCGTATTGATTGCCAGTGCATTTTTACCTTTCCTGCCGATGTTGCCACTGCATTTGCTGATCCAAAACCTGCTGTACGATATTTCGCAGATTGCTATTCCGTTCGATAATGTCGATGAAGAGCAATTGGCGAAGCCACAACGCTGGAATGCCGGCGATCTGGGGCGTTTTATGGTGTTCTTTGGCCCGATAAGTTCTATTTTTGACGTGCTGACTTTTAGCCTGATGTGGTGGGTGTTTAAGGCCAATACGCCGGAAATGCAGACGCTGTTCCAATCCGGTTGGTTCGTCGAAGGGCTGCTATCCCAGACATTGATTGTGCATATGATTCGTACCCGTAAGATTCCATTTATCCAGAGCCGCGCCTCATGGCCACTGTGCGTCATGACACTGGCGGTGGTGGTGGTCGGTATCGGCCTAACTTTCTCCCCCCTCGCGGGCTTCCTGCAATTACAGGCGCTGCCACTCTCTTACTTCCCGTGGCTGATGGTGATTCTGACTGGGTATATGGTGACGACACAGTTAGTGAAAGGGTGGTTTGTGAGGAGATATGGGTGGCAGTGA